In the Cystobacter ferrugineus genome, CACGCTCCTCGGGCGCGGATGGGTCGGAGGGGAACCATACGATTCCGGCTATCGTCAGACCTCCTGGGTCCCCCGCGTACTCGGGCCCGGGAGCGCTGCTCGTCCAGGAGGAAGCCATGGCCGCCGTCATCAGGGATGTCGTCGTGTTGCTGCCCGGTCTGCTCGGCAGTGTACTCAAGCGGGACGACAAGGAGATCTGGGGCCTGTCCGGTAGCGCCATCTTCCGAGCCCTCTTCAGCGGCGCGGCCAGCGTGAAGTCCCTCGCCCTGAAGTCCGACAGCGGGGGCGAGCTCGCGGATGACGGGGTGGAGGCCACCGCGGTGCTCCCCGACACGCACCTCATCCCCGGCTTCTGGAAGGTGGATGGCTACACCCGCGTGGCCGAGACGCTCGTGAGCCGGCTCGGCCTCATCCCGGGCGCCAACTTCTTCGAGTTCCCCTACGACTGGCGGCGCGACATCCGCCTCGCCGCGAAGCGGCTCGCCCGCGAGTCCGCGCGCTGGCTGCACACCTGGCGCAAGAGCAATGGCGGCTCGCCCGACGCGCGGCTCATCCTCGTGGGCCACTCCATGGGTGGCCTCGTCTCGCGCTACTTCCTCGAGTGCCTCGGCGGGTGGAAGGACACGCGCGCGCTCATCACCTTCGGCACGCCCCACCGCGGCTCCCTCATGGCCCTGCAGGCGCTCGCGCTGGGCTTCCGCAAGGATCTGGGGCCGGTGAACCTGGTGGACCTGTCGGACATGGTGCGCTCGCTGCCCTCGGCGCACCAGCTCCTGCCCATGTACCCGTGCGTGCGGCTGGCGGACGGGCGGCTCGTGCGTCCGGGCGAGGCCCAGGGCCTGGGTCAGCTCGATCCCGTGCGCGCCGCCCAGGGTCTCGCCTTCCATCGGGAGATCGAAAGCGCCCTGGCGACGAACGCGAGGAGCTCCGAGTACCTCGAGCGGGGCTATCACCTCTACCCCGTGGTGGGCACCTTCCAGCCCACGTTGCAGGGGGCTCGGGTCAGCGCGTCTGGGGCCGTGGAGATGCTGACGAGCGAGCCGGATGGCACGGACCACGCCGGTGATGGCACGGTGCCGCGCGTGTCCGCGCTGCCGCTGGAGGAGCGCGGCCAGCTACGCGCCATGTACAGCCCCACCTCCCACGCCTCGCTGCAGAACGCCTTCGAGGTGCTGGCGCACGTGGAGGGCCTCGTCACCGGCCAGCACCTCGCGCTCGACAAGTACCGCGACTCACTCTTCGGGCCCGCGCCGAGCATGCTCTCGCTGAGCATGGAGGACGCGTTCGCGCACGACGAGCCGGTGGTCATCCGCGTGCGTCCCTCCACCGAGACCGTGTCGCTGCGGGCGTACGTGTCCAACGTGAAGACGGCGGAGTCCTTCTCGACGCCGCTCGTCCGGGGGCCGGATGGGGTGCATGAGGGGACGTTGGCTCCGCTGCCGCCCGGGCTCTACCGCGTGAGCGTCAAGGGCGGCCCCGAGGTCATGCCGGTGAGCGATGTCTTCGCCGTCTTCCACCGCGCCGGGGCGCTGCCCGAGGACGAGGAGGAGACGCTGGAGTTCGTGGTGGGCCAGGGGACCGGCTCGACGTCGGAGTGGCGCTCGGAGTCGCTCTCCATCCCGGTGACGGAGGAGGACCTCGCCGCGAAGCTCTCGGCGCGGGACGAGGGGCGCACCATCACCCGCTACCCCTCGGTGGAGCCGCTCATCCCCGCGCGTGCGGGACAGGCGCTGCCCGTGACGGTGGACCTGGCGCTCGTCGAGGTGGGTGCGGAGACGGAGTCCGCGGGGGTGTCGCTCTCCGGGCTCGCCGAGGACTGGAAGGAACTGCCCATCAAGGTGCGCCTGCTGTGCGCGGAGATGACGTTCCGGCCGGGGGCGGACACGGGGGTGGTGCTGGTGCGGCGCAATGACAGCTCCATCGCCGCCACCCTCACCGGCACCGTCAACGCGGGGGCCTCGGGCGAGCTCTCCCTGGTGGCCACCTTCGAGTACGAGGGGCGCTTCTGCGGCGCGGCCCGCCGGCGCATCCCCGTCGAGTCCTCCGGCACGGGCAGCCCGGGTCCGGGTCCGTCGCGTACCCCCTCGGCGTCCTCGTCCGGCGGGGGCGTGCTGGTCTCAGGGCGGGAAGCGGAGGAGGAGCGAGGGGTCTTCTCCCTGGACGCGGGGGCCCAGAAGCCCCACCTGACGGTGCAGATCCACCGGTTGGATCCCTCCAACCCCCAGCGGCTGTATTGGATGCTCCACGTGGGCGTGCCGTGTGAGGGATTGCCGGCCCGGCTCTCCGGAGACATCAACCTGGGCTCGGATCCGGCGGCGTTCTTCCAGAGCGTGGCGTCCACGGCGCGCGAGCTGCGCTCGGGCGAGCACTACGCCTGGTTCCTCGGGCTGGGCAAGCTGCTCTACCAGCGCACGCCCATCGCCTTCCGCGAGACGTTCAAGGCGCTGCGCCAGCAGTATGGGCCGGGCTTTCCCATCCAGTTCATCACCGATGATCCGCACGTGCCCTGGGAACTGATGGCGCCGGTGGACGTGCCGGGCGCGGAGCTGTTGTGCATGGAGCACCCGGTGGCGCGCTGGCTGCTCGACTACCAGACGTCGATGTCGGCGCGGCTGACGCAGGGGGACATCCTCACGGTGGCGCCGGACTACCAGTTCCACCCGCACCTGGCGCCCCTGCCGCAGGCGCAGGAGGAGTCGCGGCAGTTGTCCAAGCGCTTTCGCGCGGTGCGGGTGGCCGGAAGGCGCCAGCCCATCCTGAGCC is a window encoding:
- a CDS encoding lipase/acyltransferase domain-containing protein — its product is MAAVIRDVVVLLPGLLGSVLKRDDKEIWGLSGSAIFRALFSGAASVKSLALKSDSGGELADDGVEATAVLPDTHLIPGFWKVDGYTRVAETLVSRLGLIPGANFFEFPYDWRRDIRLAAKRLARESARWLHTWRKSNGGSPDARLILVGHSMGGLVSRYFLECLGGWKDTRALITFGTPHRGSLMALQALALGFRKDLGPVNLVDLSDMVRSLPSAHQLLPMYPCVRLADGRLVRPGEAQGLGQLDPVRAAQGLAFHREIESALATNARSSEYLERGYHLYPVVGTFQPTLQGARVSASGAVEMLTSEPDGTDHAGDGTVPRVSALPLEERGQLRAMYSPTSHASLQNAFEVLAHVEGLVTGQHLALDKYRDSLFGPAPSMLSLSMEDAFAHDEPVVIRVRPSTETVSLRAYVSNVKTAESFSTPLVRGPDGVHEGTLAPLPPGLYRVSVKGGPEVMPVSDVFAVFHRAGALPEDEEETLEFVVGQGTGSTSEWRSESLSIPVTEEDLAAKLSARDEGRTITRYPSVEPLIPARAGQALPVTVDLALVEVGAETESAGVSLSGLAEDWKELPIKVRLLCAEMTFRPGADTGVVLVRRNDSSIAATLTGTVNAGASGELSLVATFEYEGRFCGAARRRIPVESSGTGSPGPGPSRTPSASSSGGGVLVSGREAEEERGVFSLDAGAQKPHLTVQIHRLDPSNPQRLYWMLHVGVPCEGLPARLSGDINLGSDPAAFFQSVASTARELRSGEHYAWFLGLGKLLYQRTPIAFRETFKALRQQYGPGFPIQFITDDPHVPWELMAPVDVPGAELLCMEHPVARWLLDYQTSMSARLTQGDILTVAPDYQFHPHLAPLPQAQEESRQLSKRFRAVRVAGRRQPILSLLTGGYPRAVGLLHFAGHGKYSANNEVSPSRVFLEDGTLQTLEVRNSLTMLGQKSRPLVIFNACEVGAASELLGGIGGWAETFVSERFAGFIAPLWPVQDAHARSAVEHLVADLMEQRISVGESLRRLREREAKTSPTFLSYVYVGDVMARFSAPHAPPKA